A window of Candidatus Krumholzibacteriia bacterium genomic DNA:
TGTAGTCGGCGCCGGGCGGCGGTTGCGGTGGACCCGGCTGGGCCGGGTCGTCCTCGCACGCAAGCACCGCGAGGCTCAGAATTGCAAGCATCCACACCGCGCTATGCCGGGTCTTCATGGCGCTCCTCCTTCTTCCAGTGGTCGAGCAGGTCATCCAGAAACGCGTGCGCGGCTGCAAAACGCTGCGGCGCCGAGAGCATTTCCTCCAGGGATTGCACGTAAGGCCCGCTTCCCGCATCCGCGCCGCAGTGCGCACCCAGCGCCGCGACACCCTCCGCGTCCATCTCCAGGTGGAACTGGAGCCCCAGCACCGAATCGCCCCACGCGAAGGCCTGCTGTTCGCACGCGGCGCTGCGCGCCAGCTGCACCGCGCCCGCGGGCAGTTCAAAGG
This region includes:
- a CDS encoding amidotransferase; this translates as FELPAGAVQLARSAACEQQAFAWGDSVLGLQFHLEMDAEGVAALGAHCGADAGSGPYVQSLEEMLSAPQRFAAAHAFLDDLLDHWKKEERHEDPA